The following coding sequences lie in one Mycobacterium sp. DL440 genomic window:
- a CDS encoding TetR/AcrR family transcriptional regulator — translation MEDQPAGSSRVARRRDRRKAEIVKTATRILTESGYQGMSLEEVAEQTDIAKATLYHYFSSKDALVAAALETLTEEVLQRLAAREEALGKVGAREHLAALIDEQIRILTETAPEVAAVFSWPRGWPEVFEEPMKDMRRRHDAVFRRVVERGVADGEFTCPDVNVALQCLHGVLNQSSVWIGPGLHDDDRGELRAAIVDRALCLFC, via the coding sequence GTGGAGGATCAGCCCGCGGGCTCCAGTCGCGTGGCGCGCCGTCGTGACCGGCGCAAGGCCGAGATCGTCAAGACGGCCACCCGAATCCTCACCGAATCCGGCTATCAGGGCATGAGCCTGGAAGAAGTCGCCGAGCAGACCGACATCGCCAAGGCCACGCTCTACCACTACTTTTCATCCAAGGATGCCCTGGTTGCCGCCGCGCTCGAGACTCTCACCGAGGAAGTGCTGCAGCGGCTCGCGGCCCGCGAAGAGGCTCTCGGGAAGGTCGGTGCCCGCGAGCACCTGGCGGCACTGATCGATGAACAGATCCGCATCCTCACCGAGACCGCACCCGAGGTGGCCGCGGTGTTCTCCTGGCCGCGGGGCTGGCCGGAGGTCTTCGAGGAGCCGATGAAAGACATGCGGCGCCGCCACGACGCGGTGTTCCGCCGGGTGGTGGAACGTGGTGTGGCCGACGGTGAATTCACTTGTCCCGACGTCAATGTCGCATTGCAGTGCCTGCACGGCGTCCTGAATCAATCCTCTGTGTGGATCGGACCGGGCTTGCACGACGACGATCGCGGTGAACTGCGTGCCGCGATCGTCGACCGTGCTCTGTGCCTGTTCTGCTGA
- a CDS encoding TetR/AcrR family transcriptional regulator, with protein sequence MTNRAYGGQSADARRRQRRERLLDAAMDAMARNQWRGATVEKLCAAANLNKRYFYESFTDLDVLAAAVVDTIADGVRDATVAAADAAADDPLEVQALASVGAAVRVLVDDPRRARILLGGVTGSPELDVHRTTVMHRLTDVLIDHGRTVHGVELERDPLAKVAPAFIVGGTADAILEFVNGGVDLSLDDFIAQLATLWLITGNGAAQVARARISPT encoded by the coding sequence ATGACCAATCGCGCCTACGGCGGCCAATCCGCGGATGCTCGGCGCCGGCAACGGCGCGAGCGTCTGCTGGATGCGGCGATGGACGCGATGGCGCGCAACCAGTGGCGGGGTGCGACGGTCGAGAAACTCTGCGCCGCCGCCAATCTCAACAAGCGGTACTTCTACGAGAGCTTCACCGATCTTGACGTTCTGGCGGCCGCCGTCGTTGACACCATCGCCGACGGCGTACGCGACGCGACCGTAGCGGCAGCCGATGCGGCCGCGGACGACCCGCTGGAGGTCCAGGCCTTGGCGAGCGTGGGTGCCGCGGTACGCGTACTGGTCGACGATCCGCGTCGCGCACGCATCCTTCTCGGAGGTGTCACGGGGTCGCCCGAACTGGATGTGCACCGCACCACGGTCATGCACCGGCTGACCGACGTGCTCATCGACCACGGGCGCACCGTGCACGGCGTCGAGTTGGAGCGAGACCCGCTGGCCAAGGTCGCACCGGCGTTCATCGTCGGCGGGACAGCCGATGCCATCCTGGAGTTCGTCAACGGAGGTGTCGACCTATCCCTCGACGATTTCATCGCGCAGCTCGCGACACTCTGGCTGATCACCGGCAACGGGGCAGCGCAGGTGGCCCGCGCGAGGATTTCTCCAACCTAG
- a CDS encoding cytochrome P450, producing MDLCSPANTHRLQTLGAAVTSRFPSGERPLATPPPGSNLKPVMGNYGFPFLGHVLSSLADPLAFARDRYERYGPVSWAGGVGFRVVGLMGPDALETAWVNRDKVFSSTRGWAPVIGPFFHRGMMLLDFDEHRDHRRIMQQAFTRSALDGYLELMRPSVDRTLRNWPSTQDFPFYPSIKQLLLEQAAEVFVGTHLGPESDQLSADFHDTVRGGQALLRADVPGGVWAKGLRARERLERYFAGQVPDRQRGDGTDLFSMLCRSEDEDGARFTPADIVNHMIFLLMAAHDTTAIALSMLTYELGRNRQWQDALREEAINLPNDTPTVLDLDAYPLLDAAFKEILRMYAPAGALFRQTVRDTEILGHFVPRKTQVAINVYASMRLSDWWPDPDMFNPERFVNNSESRAAVGRYVFAPFGGGAHKCIGQQFADMTVKTTMHQMLRRFDWSVPADYRPQLTWGTGPMPADDLPITLRVRR from the coding sequence ATGGACCTTTGTTCGCCTGCGAACACGCACCGCCTCCAAACCTTGGGCGCCGCTGTCACCTCCAGATTTCCGAGCGGCGAGCGTCCGCTGGCCACGCCGCCACCGGGGTCGAATCTCAAGCCGGTCATGGGCAACTACGGTTTCCCGTTCCTCGGCCATGTGCTGAGCTCACTGGCCGACCCCTTGGCCTTCGCCCGGGACCGGTACGAGCGATACGGACCGGTGTCGTGGGCCGGGGGCGTCGGATTCCGCGTCGTCGGCCTCATGGGCCCGGACGCCTTGGAGACCGCGTGGGTCAACCGGGACAAGGTGTTCTCCAGCACGCGCGGCTGGGCCCCGGTCATCGGACCGTTCTTCCACCGCGGAATGATGTTGCTGGACTTCGACGAACACCGCGATCACCGGCGCATCATGCAGCAGGCCTTCACCCGCAGCGCGCTGGACGGTTACCTGGAGCTGATGCGACCCAGTGTTGATCGCACGTTGCGCAATTGGCCGTCAACACAAGATTTTCCGTTCTACCCGTCCATCAAGCAGCTGCTGCTCGAACAGGCCGCGGAGGTGTTCGTCGGTACCCATCTCGGTCCCGAATCCGACCAACTGTCGGCGGATTTCCACGACACGGTCCGCGGCGGGCAGGCTCTGCTGCGCGCGGACGTGCCCGGCGGAGTGTGGGCCAAGGGATTACGCGCACGGGAGCGGCTCGAACGCTACTTCGCCGGCCAGGTTCCCGATCGCCAGCGCGGCGACGGCACCGACCTCTTCTCGATGTTGTGCCGAAGCGAAGACGAAGACGGTGCCCGGTTCACCCCGGCCGACATCGTCAACCACATGATCTTCCTGCTGATGGCCGCGCACGACACGACCGCCATCGCGCTGTCCATGCTCACCTACGAGCTGGGCCGAAACCGGCAATGGCAGGACGCATTGCGCGAGGAGGCGATCAACCTCCCCAATGACACCCCGACGGTCCTGGACCTGGACGCCTACCCCCTGCTCGATGCCGCCTTCAAGGAGATCCTCCGGATGTACGCGCCGGCGGGCGCGCTCTTCCGCCAAACCGTCCGCGACACCGAGATCCTCGGGCACTTCGTCCCGCGCAAGACCCAGGTGGCCATCAATGTCTATGCCTCCATGCGCCTTTCCGACTGGTGGCCCGACCCGGACATGTTCAATCCGGAACGGTTCGTGAACAATTCCGAGTCGCGCGCCGCGGTCGGCCGCTACGTGTTCGCCCCCTTCGGCGGCGGGGCGCACAAATGCATCGGCCAGCAGTTCGCCGACATGACCGTCAAGACCACGATGCATCAGATGCTGAGGCGGTTCGACTGGAGCGTGCCCGCGGACTACCGACCACAGCTGACCTGGGGCACCGGGCCGATGCCGGCCGATGACCTTCCGATCACCCTGCGGGTCCGCCGGTGA